The following proteins come from a genomic window of Mucinivorans hirudinis:
- a CDS encoding tRNA(Ile)-lysidine synthetase: MSAEKTLLAVSGGVDSMVMLDMYIKQGMAIGVAHCNFRLRGAESDAEQALVERVATKNNIPIYIRRFDTSCEAALAGESIQMAARRLRYAFFEEICTEQGYDKIAIAHHSDDSTETFFINLLRGTGLRGLTGISAVNGRVIRPLLGMSREQILEYAAENEVKYLLDSSNGSLKYLRNRLRHDIIPRLADSVPDFRRTMAQNLMRLEQAQNFIDNQIAEIRDEVISENIIDLGLIKSQGNYTFVIFELLRPYGFSPEVIEDLCRSTDSTGKQFYAAHWVATIDRGRVIMTERTRQLIEDELICETDERIEQVDVSRLMSLRTPANEALLCVDAAHFPLRVRRWQQGDWFVPLGLRGQKKVSDFLIDAKVSMPDKERQLVLMTGETIMWLIGRRIDDRFKVDEKSRRVIKIRL; encoded by the coding sequence ATGTCTGCCGAAAAAACGTTGCTTGCCGTCAGTGGCGGAGTCGATTCGATGGTGATGCTCGATATGTATATCAAGCAAGGTATGGCTATTGGTGTTGCTCACTGTAACTTTAGGTTGCGCGGGGCGGAGTCGGATGCCGAGCAGGCGCTGGTGGAGAGGGTTGCCACGAAAAACAACATACCTATATATATAAGGAGGTTCGACACATCTTGTGAGGCTGCCTTAGCCGGAGAGTCTATTCAGATGGCGGCGCGACGGTTGCGATATGCCTTCTTCGAGGAGATTTGCACGGAGCAGGGCTATGACAAAATTGCTATTGCCCACCACAGCGACGACTCGACGGAGACCTTTTTTATAAACCTGCTCCGCGGAACGGGGCTGAGGGGTTTGACCGGGATTAGTGCCGTCAATGGACGAGTTATTCGTCCGTTGCTTGGTATGTCACGGGAGCAGATTTTGGAGTATGCGGCTGAAAACGAGGTTAAATATCTTTTGGATTCGAGTAATGGGTCATTAAAATATTTGAGGAATCGTCTTCGCCACGATATAATTCCGCGATTGGCTGACTCCGTGCCCGATTTTCGCAGGACGATGGCACAGAATCTGATGCGACTGGAGCAGGCGCAGAATTTTATTGATAATCAGATAGCTGAAATACGCGACGAGGTAATTTCGGAAAATATTATCGATTTGGGGTTGATAAAGTCGCAAGGAAACTATACCTTTGTAATCTTTGAGTTATTGCGCCCTTACGGTTTTTCGCCCGAGGTGATAGAGGATTTATGCCGTTCTACCGACAGTACAGGCAAGCAGTTTTATGCTGCCCATTGGGTGGCCACCATCGACCGTGGCAGGGTGATTATGACCGAGCGCACGAGGCAGTTGATTGAGGATGAGCTGATTTGCGAGACAGACGAGCGCATTGAGCAGGTTGATGTGAGCAGGTTGATGAGTTTGAGAACGCCGGCGAATGAGGCTCTGCTCTGCGTTGATGCTGCCCACTTTCCGCTGCGGGTGCGGCGTTGGCAGCAAGGTGATTGGTTTGTGCCGCTGGGACTTAGGGGGCAAAAGAAGGTGAGCGACTTTCTCATTGATGCCAAGGTGTCGATGCCGGACAAGGAGCGACAGTTGGTTTTGATGACCGGTGAGACTATTATGTGGTTGATTGGGCGTAGGATAGATGACCGCTTTAAGGTAGACGAAAAATCGAGAAGAGTTATAAAAATAAGGTTATGA
- a CDS encoding Undecaprenyl-diphosphatase: protein MELLEAIILGLVQGLTEFLPVSSSGHLVIAKEILGVDINEEAMLTFGVVVHSATVLATITVFGKTIGDLLKGLFKFKYNEQTKYLFMIAVSMIPVMVVGLFFKSQVEAFFGEGLMLVGAMLLITSALLTLSYFLTPKNPKPLTYSKAFGIGIAQAVAVLPGISRSGATISTGLLLGIDKKKIAAFSFLMVLVPILGEAFLELLDGKFSPDASGISTMALIGGFLTAYASGLFACKVMINIVAKGKLYWFAIYCALLGAVTLIYA, encoded by the coding sequence ATGGAGTTATTAGAAGCTATTATCCTCGGTCTGGTACAGGGCTTGACCGAATTTTTGCCTGTGAGCAGTAGCGGGCACTTGGTCATTGCCAAGGAGATTTTGGGTGTTGATATCAACGAGGAGGCTATGCTTACCTTCGGCGTAGTTGTCCACTCGGCTACTGTGTTAGCCACTATCACCGTCTTCGGAAAAACTATAGGCGATTTGTTGAAAGGGCTCTTCAAATTCAAATATAACGAGCAGACAAAATATCTGTTTATGATTGCCGTTTCGATGATTCCGGTGATGGTTGTGGGTCTCTTTTTCAAAAGCCAAGTTGAAGCCTTTTTTGGTGAGGGGTTGATGCTTGTTGGTGCTATGTTGTTGATTACGTCAGCATTACTGACGCTATCATACTTCCTTACTCCGAAAAATCCCAAGCCGCTTACTTACTCGAAGGCTTTTGGTATAGGGATTGCTCAGGCGGTTGCGGTGCTGCCGGGGATTTCGCGTTCGGGTGCGACAATCTCCACAGGTCTGCTCTTGGGCATTGATAAAAAGAAGATTGCGGCATTTTCGTTCTTGATGGTGCTTGTTCCGATTTTGGGCGAGGCTTTTTTGGAGTTGTTGGATGGAAAGTTTAGCCCTGATGCCTCAGGCATATCTACTATGGCACTCATAGGAGGCTTCTTGACAGCTTACGCTTCGGGCTTATTTGCCTGCAAAGTAATGATAAATATTGTTGCCAAAGGTAAATTATATTGGTTTGCAATATATTGCGCGCTGCTGGGTGCGGTAACTTTGATTTACGCTTGA
- a CDS encoding Quinolinate phosphoribosyltransferase [decarboxylating], with product MKQEYIPFVEELIALAIAEDIGDGDHSSLSSIPADERGRMKLLVKQDGILAGIEVAKMVFQRLDPTVKVDVVLEDGASIKVGDVAFYVEGKLITLLQSERIILNIMQRMSGIATQTNVYARELSGLKTKVLDTRKTTPGMRVLDKMAVKIGGGENHRIGLFDMIILKDNHIDFAGGITKALQGAKKYLAERGKDIKIEVEVRSLADIEEVFAAGGADRIMLDNFSVELTRQAIGLIAGRCETESSGGITLANLREYGECGVDFISVGALTHQIKSLDLSLKAV from the coding sequence ATGAAACAGGAATATATCCCTTTTGTGGAGGAGTTGATTGCACTTGCCATTGCCGAGGATATAGGTGATGGCGACCATAGTTCGCTCAGTTCGATTCCCGCCGACGAGCGTGGACGTATGAAACTGCTTGTAAAACAGGATGGTATCCTCGCAGGTATTGAAGTTGCGAAGATGGTTTTTCAGAGGTTAGACCCAACCGTAAAGGTGGATGTCGTGCTTGAGGATGGAGCGTCGATAAAAGTTGGTGATGTGGCTTTTTATGTTGAAGGTAAGCTAATTACCCTTTTGCAATCGGAGCGAATTATCCTCAATATTATGCAGCGGATGAGTGGTATTGCTACTCAAACGAATGTCTATGCTCGGGAGTTAAGTGGGCTAAAAACCAAAGTGTTAGACACCCGTAAGACCACTCCGGGAATGCGCGTTCTGGATAAAATGGCTGTAAAAATAGGTGGCGGGGAGAATCACCGTATCGGTCTGTTCGATATGATTATCCTCAAAGACAACCACATAGACTTTGCGGGCGGCATAACCAAGGCGTTGCAGGGGGCGAAAAAGTACCTTGCCGAGCGTGGAAAGGATATTAAAATAGAGGTGGAGGTGCGCTCGTTGGCTGATATTGAGGAGGTTTTTGCGGCAGGTGGAGCGGATCGGATTATGCTCGATAACTTTTCGGTGGAACTGACTCGCCAGGCTATTGGGTTGATTGCAGGACGTTGTGAGACAGAAAGTTCCGGTGGAATTACTCTTGCGAATTTGCGCGAGTATGGCGAGTGTGGCGTAGATTTTATCTCCGTGGGAGCACTCACGCACCAGATTAAGAGTTTGGATTTGTCGCTCAAGGCGGTTTAG
- a CDS encoding Cell division protein FtsX has product MNRGGFFASGVCLTLLFLLLGVASYFVLGAQRVAKDLSGGLSVSVFLASDITAQQRQAIEDAMKADKEVASFEYIDSQRATIEFENATGIKVREVLDENPIPSSYEIKPLSAESAATIESRVGEWEGVISTLYPKDVSGELTGRIRVINGVILGVAALVLIVALSLIYFTLKLSVLASADTIRTMQLVGARRSFIKRPYVRRAAVQGLVSSLLAAGLLVAMSRVLGDIVEVDWEQLGVIAAAMVAVGVLLNLLFTVVVLRMVVK; this is encoded by the coding sequence ATGAATAGAGGTGGTTTTTTTGCGTCGGGAGTCTGTTTGACTTTGCTCTTCTTGTTGCTGGGGGTGGCGAGTTATTTTGTGCTTGGTGCTCAGAGGGTTGCGAAAGATTTGTCCGGCGGATTGAGTGTATCTGTCTTTCTGGCAAGTGATATCACAGCTCAGCAGAGGCAGGCGATTGAGGATGCAATGAAGGCTGATAAGGAGGTTGCTTCGTTTGAATATATTGACTCACAGCGAGCTACCATTGAGTTTGAGAATGCAACCGGAATAAAGGTGCGTGAGGTGTTGGATGAGAATCCGATACCATCTTCGTACGAGATAAAACCTTTGTCGGCAGAGAGTGCCGCGACCATTGAGAGCAGGGTAGGGGAGTGGGAAGGAGTCATTTCAACACTCTACCCCAAGGATGTGAGCGGAGAGCTGACGGGTAGAATCAGGGTGATAAACGGGGTGATACTTGGTGTTGCAGCATTAGTCCTGATTGTGGCTTTGTCATTGATATACTTTACATTGAAGCTCTCGGTGCTGGCTTCGGCTGATACCATACGCACGATGCAGTTGGTGGGGGCGAGGCGTTCGTTCATAAAGAGACCTTATGTGCGGCGGGCGGCGGTGCAGGGTTTGGTGAGTTCTCTGTTGGCGGCGGGGCTATTGGTGGCGATGAGTAGAGTGCTCGGCGATATTGTGGAGGTGGATTGGGAGCAGTTGGGGGTGATTGCTGCTGCAATGGTGGCGGTGGGGGTGCTGCTCAATTTGTTGTTTACGGTGGTGGTGCTTAGGATGGTGGTCAAGTAG
- a CDS encoding Putative collagenase, which produces MVELLSPAANLKSGLAAVEAGADALYVGAEVFGARQKAGNSLEDIGQLCRRAHLFGVRVYLTVNTVLYDRELCRAEELIWQAWQSGVDALIVQDMGLLEMSLPPVELHASTQTFNLTPDKVRWLEDVGFQRVVLERSLSVKEIRKIREATNVELEAFVHGAICVGYSGQCYLSEALCHRSGNRGACAQPCRSRWNLYRSGRLIEQNKALLSVSDMNLSERLAELVDAGVTSLKIEGRLKDENYVVNNTAYYSNKINELGFERVSKGTSTALFTPDPAKSFSRRFSTFLFDKRKPTTSLLNGTSGEFIGKIVAIGRDYIELDRNFSINNGDGLSFAASGTNVNASEGRRIFPNAMNDIELGVEVYRNFDNSFEPSAVRKIDVDIEFLDGIIVAKDSTELTAHIEYQYDELANNSERAAENIRVAMGKGGDTIFNIVEVEIKKTPFLPISKLNDLRRNLLGELTQKRFDQYQRPIRKTTIAHPELPVAKIDYRYNVTNRLSRQFYEKCGAIQVEQGYELEAARGAELMRTRHCIRRELGLCGDQESLYIENNGRRFILEFDCRECEMMIINYGRNSKNSF; this is translated from the coding sequence ATGGTTGAGTTGCTTTCGCCTGCCGCGAATTTAAAGTCGGGTTTGGCTGCTGTGGAAGCAGGAGCAGATGCGTTGTATGTTGGAGCAGAGGTTTTTGGTGCGCGCCAAAAGGCGGGAAACTCTCTCGAAGATATTGGTCAACTATGTCGCAGAGCTCACCTTTTTGGTGTGCGAGTCTATTTGACAGTAAATACGGTACTCTATGACAGGGAACTTTGCCGTGCCGAAGAACTGATTTGGCAAGCGTGGCAGAGCGGGGTGGATGCCCTTATTGTGCAGGATATGGGACTGTTGGAGATGTCGCTACCGCCAGTTGAACTGCACGCCTCGACGCAAACTTTCAACTTAACACCCGATAAAGTGCGGTGGTTGGAAGATGTGGGCTTTCAGCGAGTTGTTCTGGAAAGGTCGTTGTCTGTTAAAGAGATACGTAAGATTCGCGAAGCGACAAATGTCGAGTTGGAGGCTTTTGTTCACGGGGCAATTTGTGTGGGATATAGTGGGCAGTGCTATCTTAGTGAGGCGCTTTGCCATCGCTCCGGCAATCGTGGAGCTTGTGCGCAGCCTTGTCGTTCGCGGTGGAATCTTTATAGGAGTGGGCGACTGATAGAGCAAAATAAAGCGTTACTTTCCGTCTCGGATATGAATCTGAGTGAGCGTTTGGCTGAACTGGTTGATGCGGGGGTAACTTCGCTAAAAATCGAAGGAAGACTCAAGGATGAGAATTATGTTGTGAATAATACGGCGTATTATTCCAATAAAATCAATGAGTTAGGTTTTGAAAGAGTCTCCAAAGGTACTAGTACCGCTTTGTTTACGCCAGATCCTGCAAAAAGTTTTTCTCGACGTTTTTCGACTTTCCTTTTCGACAAGAGGAAACCTACTACCTCTCTTCTCAATGGCACGAGTGGCGAGTTTATAGGCAAAATTGTGGCTATAGGCAGGGATTACATAGAGTTAGACCGTAATTTTAGCATTAATAATGGAGATGGGTTGAGTTTTGCGGCATCCGGAACAAATGTAAACGCAAGCGAGGGGAGGCGTATTTTTCCTAACGCAATGAATGATATTGAGTTGGGAGTGGAGGTTTACCGTAATTTCGATAACTCTTTCGAGCCCTCTGCCGTGCGCAAAATTGATGTCGATATAGAATTTTTGGATGGAATCATTGTAGCAAAAGATAGCACAGAACTAACAGCACATATTGAATATCAATATGATGAACTGGCGAATAACAGCGAGAGAGCTGCCGAAAACATCCGTGTGGCGATGGGCAAGGGCGGGGATACTATTTTTAATATTGTTGAAGTCGAAATCAAGAAAACTCCTTTTTTGCCAATATCCAAACTTAATGACTTAAGACGCAATCTATTAGGGGAGCTTACTCAAAAGAGATTTGACCAATACCAACGTCCTATCAGAAAAACGACTATAGCCCATCCCGAGTTACCTGTTGCAAAGATTGACTATCGGTATAATGTAACAAACAGATTATCAAGGCAGTTTTATGAAAAGTGTGGGGCGATTCAGGTTGAGCAGGGTTATGAGCTCGAAGCTGCTCGCGGTGCGGAGTTGATGCGCACGCGCCACTGCATCCGTCGCGAATTGGGGCTGTGCGGCGATCAAGAGTCGCTCTATATAGAAAACAACGGCAGGCGTTTTATTCTGGAGTTCGACTGCCGTGAGTGTGAGATGATGATAATCAACTACGGCAGAAACTCTAAAAATTCATTCTGA
- a CDS encoding tRNA pseudouridine synthase B → MNFVEGVVFNIDKPYGWSSTDVVRKLKNELRRAGYPKIKIGHAGTLDPLATGVLLVCVGKATKRVDELQAQKKEYIATIELGATTPSFDLEHDVDERYEFEHINGELIESILPLFRGEIEQVPPLYSAKRIDGKRAYEYARAGKDVELRTARIIIYDMEVLSYEKPFLKVRVECSKGTYIRSLARDIGVELGSGGHLTELVRSRSGEFLVADSQKVEQVMELISQHNETISV, encoded by the coding sequence ATGAATTTTGTAGAAGGAGTTGTATTTAATATTGATAAGCCCTACGGTTGGTCATCGACCGATGTTGTGCGCAAGCTGAAAAATGAGCTTCGGCGCGCCGGCTATCCAAAAATAAAGATTGGACACGCCGGCACACTCGACCCTTTGGCTACGGGAGTTCTGCTCGTCTGCGTGGGCAAGGCTACAAAGCGAGTCGATGAGTTGCAGGCGCAAAAGAAAGAGTATATTGCAACAATAGAGCTTGGGGCGACAACGCCCAGTTTTGATTTGGAACACGATGTTGATGAACGTTATGAGTTTGAGCATATCAATGGTGAACTAATCGAGAGTATATTACCTCTGTTTAGGGGTGAGATAGAGCAAGTACCCCCCTTGTATTCGGCAAAGCGGATTGATGGCAAACGTGCATATGAGTATGCTAGGGCTGGTAAAGATGTAGAATTGAGGACGGCACGGATAATAATATATGATATGGAGGTTTTGAGTTATGAAAAACCTTTCCTGAAAGTGCGCGTGGAGTGCAGCAAGGGGACTTATATACGCTCTCTGGCGCGAGATATTGGCGTTGAGCTTGGAAGTGGCGGACACCTTACCGAGTTGGTACGTAGCCGTAGCGGAGAGTTTTTAGTGGCTGATTCGCAGAAAGTTGAACAAGTAATGGAATTAATATCACAACATAATGAAACTATCTCAGTATAG
- a CDS encoding Ribosome-binding factor A, whose protein sequence is MQSTFITNIWASIFKKMEQQSTRQQKVASLIQKDFSALLTKEAAGLVHGSLVTVSAVTMSPDLSLARVYLSIFPFANAQATLKKLRTNVPFLRLELGKKVKNQLRIVPEIALFLDDSLERLEHLEKLMEN, encoded by the coding sequence TTGCAGAGTACTTTTATTACCAATATTTGGGCTTCGATATTCAAAAAAATGGAACAACAATCTACACGCCAGCAGAAGGTGGCATCACTTATACAGAAGGATTTCAGCGCGTTGCTCACGAAGGAGGCGGCTGGGCTGGTTCACGGCTCTTTGGTCACGGTTTCGGCAGTAACGATGAGCCCCGACTTGTCTTTGGCAAGAGTTTATTTGAGCATTTTCCCATTTGCCAACGCGCAAGCGACACTCAAAAAACTTAGGACTAATGTGCCTTTTTTGCGGCTAGAACTGGGCAAAAAGGTCAAAAATCAACTGAGAATTGTGCCGGAAATAGCACTCTTTTTGGACGATTCGTTGGAACGGTTGGAACATTTGGAGAAGTTGATGGAAAATTAG
- a CDS encoding S-adenosylmethionine:tRNA ribosyltransferase-isomerase: MKLSQYRYEFTPDMVAPYPMDNRDESRLMVIDRRTGKIDHKTFKDVLNYFKEGDVMILNNTRVFPARLYGNKEKTGAEIEVFLLRELNEELRLWDVLVDPARKIRIGNKLYFGDDDLVVAEVIDNTTSRGRTLRFLFDGTHEEFRKALYGLGETPLPRWVREKVEPLDEERYQTIFATEEGAVAAPTAGLHFSKHLLKRMEIKGINTAFITLHAGLGGFRTVDVEDLSKHKTDSEQVIITENAANVVNKARCAGRRVCAVGTTVQRAIESSVTTQGMLTPFDGWTNKFIFPPYEFNVANSMITNLHLPESIHLMLVSAFLGYDLTMRAYEIARQEKYRIGTYGDAMLIL; the protein is encoded by the coding sequence ATGAAACTATCTCAGTATAGATACGAGTTTACGCCGGATATGGTTGCCCCCTATCCGATGGATAATCGCGATGAGTCGCGCCTGATGGTCATAGACCGCCGCACGGGCAAGATTGACCACAAGACTTTTAAGGATGTTTTGAACTATTTCAAAGAGGGGGATGTGATGATTCTTAACAACACTCGTGTTTTTCCGGCGCGCCTCTATGGCAACAAGGAGAAGACGGGGGCAGAGATTGAGGTCTTTTTGCTTCGCGAACTCAACGAGGAGTTGCGACTTTGGGATGTGTTGGTGGACCCTGCGCGCAAGATTCGCATCGGTAATAAGCTCTATTTTGGGGATGATGATTTAGTTGTGGCTGAGGTGATTGACAATACCACTTCGCGCGGACGTACTCTCCGTTTCCTATTTGATGGGACGCACGAGGAATTTCGAAAAGCACTCTATGGGTTGGGTGAAACCCCGCTGCCTCGTTGGGTGCGTGAAAAGGTAGAGCCGTTGGACGAGGAGCGCTATCAAACAATTTTTGCAACGGAGGAGGGTGCCGTTGCCGCGCCTACTGCCGGACTTCATTTTAGCAAGCATCTGCTTAAGCGTATGGAAATAAAGGGTATAAATACTGCATTTATAACTCTGCACGCTGGTTTGGGCGGATTCCGTACTGTTGATGTTGAGGATCTAAGCAAACACAAAACCGATTCGGAGCAGGTGATTATCACCGAAAATGCCGCAAACGTTGTCAATAAGGCGCGATGTGCCGGAAGGAGAGTGTGTGCAGTGGGTACAACAGTGCAACGAGCGATAGAGTCGAGCGTTACCACACAGGGAATGTTGACGCCTTTTGATGGATGGACAAATAAGTTTATCTTCCCGCCATACGAGTTCAATGTTGCTAACTCTATGATTACCAACCTGCATCTCCCTGAATCTATACATCTGATGTTGGTTTCGGCTTTTCTTGGTTACGACTTGACAATGCGTGCCTATGAAATTGCTCGTCAGGAGAAGTATCGCATTGGAACTTATGGAGATGCAATGCTAATTTTATAG